From Tachypleus tridentatus isolate NWPU-2018 chromosome 8, ASM421037v1, whole genome shotgun sequence, a single genomic window includes:
- the LOC143224021 gene encoding uncharacterized protein LOC143224021 translates to MEFSSNNQSGTLDLSTVLQEADTVGAMKSESHTNPALTQTLQCVPRSFQDTQEIDKSLQVLNQMTLNILNVKEDETLCSLSDKPAEQDLFGNIISSAEFIKNNKHHTLQAQDSEDKELLSVLLSPLSSYCHDSSQSIL, encoded by the exons ATGGAATTCTCCTCCAACAATCAGTCTGGGACGTTAGACTTGTCCACAGTTTTGCAAGAAGCAGATACAGTAGGTGCAATGAAGAGTGAATCACACACAAATCCAGCTTTGACCCAAACGTTACAATGTG TACCAAGATCATTTCAAGATACCCAAGAAATTGATAAATCTCTGCAGGTATTGAACCAAATGACATTAAACATACTtaatgttaaagaagatgaaacaCTTTGCAGTCTGTCGGACAAGCCTGCAGAACAAGATTTATTTGGAAATATTATATCCTCTGcagaattcattaaaaataacaagCACCATACACTTCAAG caCAAGACTCAGAAGACAAAGAGTTATTGTCAGTTTTATTGTCTCCTTTATCAAGCTACTGTCATGACTCATCTCAAAGCATTCTTTAG